The Saccharopolyspora gloriosae genome has a segment encoding these proteins:
- a CDS encoding AMP-binding protein, with protein MSGAAPVPETVPAALDRAAEEFGDGEAVVDHSGEREVRLTYRELRGRVRELARFFIAEGVRPGDRVALNSPNTHHWVVTALAVLHVGAVLVPINTRFTAAETRDVLERSAASALVVAGSFLGRDRLAELRGGVRSAGASEAGSERGFPAEEVGSGQGFSAAPEDVGFSREVGSNSGRSGDTGSDGPIPGLPSLRTVLRLPVEFTEPPAPDCANWADVGDRAGSVHAERVDEVAARVRGTDLSDMLYTSGTTGRSKGVLSAHRQALAVAEAWAGHGRVDATDRYLVVNPFFHSFGYKAGILVCLLRGATIVPVPVFDTRVVLDLVQRERITVLPGAPTIYQSILDEPARGEHDLSSLRLAVTGAASVPVVLIERMQRELSFSTVLTAYGLTEAVVATMCRPDDDDATVANTCGRPTAGFELRIADTEGRAVPTGSVGEILLRGPNTMLGYRDEPRQTAEAIDADGWLHTGDVGRVDHRGGLTITDRLKDMYICGGFNVYPAEVEQAIARLDGVAETAVVGVADDRLGEVGKVYVVARSGHDLTEHDVLAFCRDHLANYKLPRHVEFRPTLPRNPSGKVLKHELR; from the coding sequence AGTGCGGCTCACCTACCGGGAACTGCGCGGACGGGTGCGTGAGCTGGCGAGGTTCTTCATCGCCGAGGGCGTCCGGCCCGGCGACCGGGTGGCGCTGAACTCCCCCAACACCCACCACTGGGTCGTGACGGCGCTCGCCGTGCTGCACGTCGGTGCGGTGCTGGTGCCGATCAACACCCGGTTCACCGCCGCGGAAACCCGGGACGTCCTGGAGCGGAGCGCGGCGAGCGCGCTGGTCGTGGCGGGATCGTTCCTGGGGCGTGACCGGTTGGCGGAACTGCGGGGAGGCGTGAGGTCGGCGGGCGCGAGCGAAGCCGGCTCGGAGCGCGGATTCCCGGCCGAGGAAGTCGGCTCAGGCCAGGGGTTTTCGGCGGCACCGGAGGACGTCGGCTTCTCCCGTGAAGTCGGCTCGAATAGCGGACGCTCGGGTGACACCGGCTCGGACGGACCGATCCCCGGGCTGCCCTCGCTGCGCACGGTGTTGCGACTGCCGGTGGAGTTCACCGAACCACCGGCGCCCGACTGTGCGAACTGGGCCGACGTCGGCGACCGCGCGGGATCGGTGCACGCCGAGCGAGTGGACGAGGTCGCCGCGCGGGTGCGCGGCACCGACCTCAGCGACATGCTCTACACCTCCGGTACGACGGGACGCAGCAAGGGCGTGCTCAGCGCGCACCGGCAGGCGCTGGCGGTCGCCGAGGCGTGGGCGGGCCACGGGCGCGTGGACGCGACGGACCGCTACCTCGTGGTGAACCCGTTCTTCCACAGCTTCGGCTACAAGGCGGGCATCCTGGTCTGCCTGCTGCGCGGCGCGACGATCGTGCCGGTGCCGGTGTTCGACACCCGCGTGGTCCTGGACCTGGTGCAGCGCGAGCGGATCACCGTGCTGCCCGGTGCACCGACGATCTACCAGTCCATTTTGGACGAACCGGCGCGGGGCGAGCACGACCTCTCCAGCCTGCGGCTGGCGGTGACCGGCGCGGCATCGGTGCCGGTAGTGCTGATCGAGCGGATGCAGCGGGAGCTGAGCTTCTCCACGGTCCTCACCGCCTACGGGCTGACCGAGGCCGTGGTCGCCACCATGTGCCGCCCCGATGACGACGACGCGACCGTGGCCAACACGTGCGGCCGGCCCACCGCGGGTTTCGAGCTGCGCATCGCCGACACCGAAGGCCGCGCGGTGCCCACCGGCTCGGTCGGCGAGATCCTGCTGCGGGGACCGAACACCATGCTCGGCTACCGCGACGAGCCCCGGCAGACCGCCGAGGCCATCGACGCGGACGGCTGGCTGCACACCGGGGACGTCGGCCGCGTGGATCACCGCGGCGGGCTCACGATCACCGACCGGCTCAAGGACATGTACATCTGCGGCGGCTTCAACGTGTACCCGGCGGAAGTGGAGCAGGCGATCGCTCGGCTGGACGGGGTCGCGGAGACCGCCGTGGTCGGTGTCGCCGACGACCGCCTCGGCGAGGTCGGCAAGGTCTACGTCGTCGCACGATCAGGCCACGACCTCACCGAACACGACGTGCTCGCGTTCTGCCGCGACCACCTCGCGAACTACAAACTCCCCCGCCACGTCGAATTCCGCCCAACCCTCCCCCGAAACCCCAGCGGCAAGGTCCTCAAGCACGAACTGCGCTGA
- the hsaB gene encoding 3-hydroxy-9,10-secoandrosta-1,3,5(10)-triene-9,17-dione monooxygenase reductase subunit gives MAGNVEATRETGPSGLDQASFRRVLGRFCTGVTVVAGMDGDRPVGFTCQSFAALSLDPPLVLFCPGRSSRTWPLLAESGRFCVNVLTDGQEAVSTVFGRGGPDKFAEIGWHPGPSGSPVLDDVLAWADCTIEAVHEAGDHYVVIGRVQALGEGGARNPLLFYQGAYAGVRAEAGPLDALLAWPGQDDWL, from the coding sequence ATGGCCGGAAACGTCGAAGCGACACGGGAAACCGGCCCCTCCGGACTCGACCAGGCGAGCTTCCGGCGGGTGCTGGGCCGGTTCTGCACCGGCGTCACGGTCGTGGCGGGAATGGACGGTGATCGGCCGGTGGGCTTCACCTGCCAGTCCTTCGCCGCGTTGTCGCTGGATCCGCCGCTCGTGCTGTTCTGCCCCGGCCGGAGCTCCCGGACCTGGCCGCTGCTGGCGGAATCCGGCCGGTTCTGCGTGAACGTGTTGACCGATGGCCAAGAAGCGGTGAGCACCGTGTTCGGCCGCGGCGGCCCGGACAAGTTCGCCGAGATCGGCTGGCACCCCGGCCCGTCGGGATCACCCGTCCTGGACGACGTGCTGGCCTGGGCCGACTGCACGATCGAAGCCGTCCACGAAGCCGGCGACCACTACGTCGTCATCGGCCGAGTGCAGGCGCTGGGAGAGGGCGGAGCCCGGAACCCCCTGCTGTTCTACCAAGGTGCCTACGCGGGCGTCCGCGCCGAAGCAGGCCCTCTGGACGCGCTCCTGGCGTGGCCTGGCCAGGACGACTGGCTCTGA
- the hsaC gene encoding iron-dependent extradiol dioxygenase HsaC has protein sequence MGIRSLGYLRIEATDVEAWRVFGTKVLGMIEGDGPDPAAVYFRMDDFPARLVIVPGEADRLAQTGWEAANEAEMHEVARNLEAAGVSYKEGDAADLADRRVHGLIRFEDPSGNTQEVFHGAELRHRRVVSPYGHRFVTEEQGLGHVVLSTHDDAAALSFYRDVLGFRLRDSMRLAPELVGRPADGEPAWLRFFGCNPRHHSLAFLPMPTPSGIVHLMVEVADVDDVGLTLDRAQRRKVPMSATLGRHVNDLMLSFYMKTPGGFDVEFGCEGRQVEDEDWIARESTAVSLWGHDFSIGAQG, from the coding sequence ATGGGCATCCGTTCGCTGGGATATCTGCGGATCGAGGCCACCGACGTCGAGGCGTGGCGGGTGTTCGGCACCAAAGTCCTCGGCATGATCGAGGGCGACGGCCCGGACCCGGCGGCCGTCTACTTCCGGATGGACGACTTCCCGGCACGGCTGGTGATCGTGCCCGGCGAAGCCGACCGCCTCGCCCAGACCGGCTGGGAAGCCGCCAACGAGGCCGAGATGCACGAGGTCGCGCGCAACCTGGAGGCCGCCGGAGTCTCCTACAAGGAAGGCGACGCCGCCGACCTCGCCGACCGGCGCGTGCACGGACTGATCCGCTTCGAAGACCCCTCCGGCAACACCCAGGAGGTCTTCCACGGCGCCGAACTCCGGCACCGCCGAGTGGTGAGCCCGTACGGGCATCGGTTCGTCACCGAGGAACAGGGCCTCGGGCACGTGGTGTTGTCCACCCACGACGACGCGGCGGCGCTGAGCTTCTACCGCGACGTGCTGGGTTTCCGGCTGCGGGACTCGATGCGGCTGGCTCCGGAACTGGTGGGCAGGCCCGCCGACGGTGAACCGGCGTGGCTGCGCTTCTTCGGCTGCAACCCGCGCCACCACAGCCTCGCGTTCCTGCCGATGCCCACCCCGAGCGGGATCGTGCACCTCATGGTCGAGGTCGCCGACGTCGACGACGTGGGCCTGACCCTGGACCGCGCGCAGCGGCGGAAGGTGCCGATGTCGGCGACGCTCGGCAGGCACGTCAACGACCTGATGCTGTCGTTCTACATGAAGACGCCCGGCGGCTTCGACGTCGAGTTCGGCTGCGAAGGAAGGCAGGTCGAGGACGAGGACTGGATCGCGCGCGAAAGTACCGCGGTCAGCCTGTGGGGCCACGACTTCAGCATCGGCGCGCAGGGGTGA
- the hsaD gene encoding 4,5:9,10-diseco-3-hydroxy-5,9,17-trioxoandrosta-1(10),2-diene-4-oate hydrolase, translating to MGEFVTTAPETQIATRIAELPSGLRLQYHEAGTEHADTVVMLHGGGPGASGWSNFSRNFEVFARRFHTIAVDQPGFGGSSKPTEHGQYFTHSATALHELFDELRIDRAHLLGNSLGGGTAVRFALNHPDRAGRLVLMGPGGLSINLFAPDPTEGVRRLSEFGAPPGPSKEKLEAFLRTMVHDQSLITEELLEQRYAAASSPESLAAMRAMGESFRRAETFEQGMLWREAYRLRQRVLLVWGREDRVNPLDGALLALKLIPRAQLHVFGGCGHWAQLEKFAEFNRITQDFLLD from the coding sequence ATGGGAGAATTCGTGACCACCGCACCGGAAACGCAGATCGCCACTCGCATCGCCGAGCTGCCGTCGGGCCTGCGCTTGCAGTACCACGAGGCGGGCACCGAACATGCGGACACGGTCGTGATGCTGCACGGCGGTGGGCCGGGCGCGTCGGGGTGGAGCAACTTCAGCCGCAACTTCGAGGTCTTCGCGCGCCGGTTCCACACCATCGCCGTGGACCAGCCCGGCTTCGGCGGATCCAGCAAACCCACCGAGCACGGCCAGTACTTCACCCACAGCGCCACCGCGCTGCACGAGCTGTTCGACGAGCTGCGCATCGACCGGGCGCACCTGCTGGGGAACTCGCTGGGCGGCGGAACGGCGGTCCGCTTCGCGCTGAACCACCCCGACCGGGCCGGCCGCCTGGTGCTGATGGGGCCGGGTGGGCTCAGCATCAACCTGTTCGCACCGGATCCGACCGAGGGTGTCCGGCGGCTCTCCGAATTCGGCGCACCCCCGGGACCGAGCAAGGAGAAGCTCGAAGCGTTCCTGCGGACGATGGTGCACGACCAGTCCCTGATCACCGAAGAGCTCCTCGAACAGCGCTACGCCGCGGCCTCCTCCCCGGAGTCGCTGGCCGCGATGCGAGCGATGGGCGAATCTTTCCGCCGGGCGGAGACCTTCGAACAGGGCATGTTGTGGCGGGAGGCCTACCGCCTGCGGCAGCGGGTGTTGCTGGTGTGGGGCCGGGAGGACCGGGTGAATCCGCTCGACGGCGCGCTGCTGGCGCTGAAGCTGATCCCGCGCGCGCAACTGCACGTGTTCGGCGGCTGCGGGCATTGGGCGCAGCTGGAGAAGTTCGCCGAGTTCAACCGGATCACGCAGGACTTCCTGCTGGACTGA
- the hsaA gene encoding 3-hydroxy-9,10-secoandrosta-1,3,5(10)-triene-9,17-dione monooxygenase oxygenase subunit, with product MSDQDGQRVIEEVRQLLPELRERAQKAEDARRIPEESMEELQRTGFFKLLQPARHGGYEADPVDFYTAVRLIGSACGSTGWVASIIGVHPWHLALFTQQAQDEVWGEDSSTLVSSSYAPMGKAVQVEGGYRLTGRWSFSSGCDHASWVFVGGPAYNDAGEPVDFCTYLLPLGDYRIDDVWDTVGLRGSGSNDIVVDDVFIPAHRALSFMAMTETRCPGHEVNTSPLYRLPWGTVHPTTITAPIIGMAQGAYDAHVEHQGKRVRAAYAGEKSKEDPFAKVRIAEAASEIDAAWLQLTRNIAEEYELLKAGQEVPMALRLRARRDQVRGTTRSIEAIDRLFENSGGRALASGTPIQRFWRDAHAGRVHAANDPERAYTMFGTGEFGLPIKDSMV from the coding sequence ATGAGCGACCAGGACGGCCAACGGGTCATCGAGGAAGTGCGGCAGCTGCTCCCGGAGCTGCGCGAACGCGCGCAGAAAGCGGAGGACGCCCGCCGAATCCCCGAAGAGTCGATGGAGGAATTGCAGCGGACCGGCTTCTTCAAGCTGCTGCAACCGGCCCGCCACGGCGGTTACGAGGCCGACCCCGTCGACTTCTACACGGCGGTGCGGCTCATCGGCAGCGCCTGCGGCTCCACCGGCTGGGTCGCCTCCATCATCGGCGTGCACCCGTGGCACCTCGCGCTGTTCACGCAGCAGGCGCAGGACGAGGTGTGGGGCGAGGACTCCAGCACGCTCGTGTCGTCCTCGTACGCGCCGATGGGCAAAGCCGTGCAGGTCGAGGGCGGCTACCGGTTGACGGGGCGGTGGAGCTTCTCCTCCGGCTGCGACCACGCCAGCTGGGTGTTCGTCGGCGGACCGGCCTACAACGACGCGGGTGAGCCCGTCGACTTCTGCACCTACCTGCTGCCGCTGGGCGACTACCGCATCGACGACGTGTGGGACACGGTGGGACTGCGCGGCAGCGGCAGCAACGACATCGTCGTGGACGACGTGTTCATCCCGGCGCACCGGGCGTTGAGCTTCATGGCGATGACCGAGACGCGGTGTCCGGGCCACGAGGTGAACACCTCGCCGCTCTACCGGCTGCCGTGGGGCACGGTGCACCCGACGACGATCACCGCGCCGATCATCGGCATGGCCCAGGGCGCCTACGACGCGCACGTCGAGCACCAGGGCAAACGAGTGCGGGCGGCCTATGCGGGGGAGAAGTCCAAAGAGGACCCGTTCGCCAAGGTGCGGATCGCCGAGGCCGCCAGCGAGATCGACGCGGCCTGGCTGCAGCTCACCCGCAACATCGCCGAGGAGTACGAACTGCTCAAAGCCGGGCAGGAAGTGCCGATGGCGCTGCGGCTGCGCGCCCGCCGCGACCAGGTCCGCGGCACCACCCGATCGATCGAGGCGATCGACCGGCTCTTCGAGAACTCCGGCGGGCGGGCCTTGGCCAGCGGCACCCCGATCCAGCGGTTCTGGCGCGACGCCCACGCCGGCCGGGTCCACGCCGCCAACGATCCCGAGCGCGCGTACACCATGTTCGGCACCGGCGAATTCGGCCTGCCGATCAAGGATTCGATGGTCTGA
- the dmpG gene encoding 4-hydroxy-2-oxovalerate aldolase — translation MTELPRTFSESLDLRVTDTSLRDGSHHKRHQFTAEEVRDIVGALDGAGVPVIEVTHGDGLGGSSFNYGFSRTPEQELIALAARTAVHARIAFLMLPGVGVLDDIVRAQDNGAAVCRIATHCTEADVSVQHFRLARERGLETVGFLMMAHSQPPEALAKQARIMVDAGCQCVYVVDSAGALVLEQVADRVAAIVAEVGDDAQVGFHGHENLGVAVANSIAAARAGAVQIDGSARRFGAGAGNTPVEAFVGVCDKLGIRTGVDFFAMADAAERVVRPAMPQECLLDRSALLMGYAGVYSSFLKHAERQAERYGVDAGDLLVLAGERKLVGGQEDQLITLALELQAES, via the coding sequence GTGACCGAGCTGCCCAGGACGTTCTCCGAATCGCTGGACCTGCGGGTGACCGACACTTCGCTACGTGACGGTTCGCACCACAAGCGCCACCAGTTCACCGCCGAGGAAGTGCGCGACATCGTCGGCGCGCTCGACGGCGCCGGAGTGCCGGTGATCGAGGTGACCCACGGCGACGGGCTCGGCGGATCGTCGTTCAACTACGGTTTCTCCCGCACCCCCGAGCAGGAGCTGATCGCGCTGGCGGCGCGCACCGCGGTGCACGCCCGGATCGCGTTCCTGATGCTGCCCGGTGTGGGCGTGCTCGACGACATCGTGCGCGCGCAGGACAACGGCGCGGCGGTGTGCCGGATCGCCACGCACTGCACCGAGGCCGACGTGTCGGTGCAGCACTTCCGGCTGGCCAGGGAACGCGGGCTGGAGACCGTGGGCTTCCTGATGATGGCGCACTCCCAGCCGCCCGAGGCGCTGGCGAAGCAGGCCCGGATCATGGTCGACGCGGGCTGCCAGTGCGTGTACGTGGTCGATTCGGCCGGTGCGCTCGTGCTGGAGCAGGTCGCGGACCGGGTCGCGGCGATCGTCGCCGAGGTCGGCGACGACGCGCAGGTCGGCTTCCACGGGCACGAGAACTTGGGAGTGGCGGTGGCGAACTCCATCGCGGCCGCTCGGGCGGGCGCGGTGCAGATCGACGGCAGCGCGCGCAGGTTCGGTGCGGGCGCGGGCAACACTCCGGTCGAGGCGTTCGTCGGGGTGTGCGACAAGCTGGGAATCCGCACCGGCGTGGACTTCTTCGCGATGGCCGACGCCGCCGAGCGGGTGGTGCGCCCGGCGATGCCGCAGGAGTGCCTGCTGGACCGCTCGGCGCTGCTGATGGGCTACGCGGGCGTGTACTCCAGCTTCCTCAAACACGCGGAACGGCAGGCCGAACGCTACGGCGTCGACGCCGGAGACCTGCTCGTGCTAGCAGGCGAACGCAAACTGGTCGGTGGCCAGGAAGACCAGCTCATCACCCTCGCCCTCGAACTCCAAGCCGAATCCTGA